From a single Nicotiana tomentosiformis chromosome 2, ASM39032v3, whole genome shotgun sequence genomic region:
- the LOC104092971 gene encoding protein IMPAIRED IN BABA-INDUCED STERILITY 1-like has product MGCVASKQTVSVTPACDQYSGTLRENDDSRSHVGSDTLVSEFDMTNKVKKRGELSGLSGGASELNESGKEYSNGDQSVSLMKYVEGEQVAAGWPVWLSTVAAEAIHGWLPLKPESFQKLDKIGQGTYSSVFRARDLESGRTVALKKVRFDNFEPESVRFMAREILILRRLDHPNIMKLEGIIASRLSSSIYLVFEYMEHDISGLLSCPEVKFNESQVKCLMKQLLSGLDHCHSRGIMHRDIKGANLLVNNEGILKVADFGLANFSDLGTKQPLTSRVVTLWYRPPELLLGATDYAASVDLWSVGCVFAEILTGKPILQGRTEVEQLHKVFKLCGSPPDDYWKRSKLPHATIFKPQHPYESCLWNTFKDLPKSAVSLIETLLSVEPHKRGAASSALASEYFKTKPHACDPSSLPKYPPSKEIDAKHLEDAKRKKPSGRARAPDPTRKLTRKQNGLRKLAPEENLPIQNKGAHISDCNNVTTQEERDTITSLARPKPSVDMMVKTFHVKNASQGDVPFPGPLQISGSSGFAWAKRRFDDSSVRSRRRTSSRSLIFEPSVALHVKNNMDPKVQGNCELINANQTNSVGHDTDESTKHAIRQRWSQLERPDSFDASDGYHSQELSLTQYLKEETAIKRINLVQDQVDKVEFSGPLLSQTQTVEELLEKHERQIRQAVRQSWFQRGLKVHQMFAT; this is encoded by the exons ATGGGTTGTGTGGCCTCGAAACAGACCGTGTCGGTAACCCCTGCATGTGATCAATATTCAGGGACTCTCAGAGAAAATGACGACAGTAGGAGCCATGTCGGCAGTGATACATTAGTATCTGAATTTGATATGACGAATAAGGTGAAGAAGAGAGGGGAATTATCAGGACTAAGTGGAGGCGCGAGCGAGTTAAATGAGTCGGGCAAGGAATATTCTAATGGTGATCAATCAGTGAGTTTGATGAAGTATGTGGAAGGAGAGCAAGTTGCTGCAGGTTGGCCTGTATGGCTTAGTACTGTTGCAGCTGAAGCCATTCATGGCTGGTTGCCTCTCAAACCTGAGTCTTTTCAGAAATTGGATAAG ATAGGTCAGGGTACATATAGCAGCGTATTCAGAGCACGCGATCTGGAAAGTGGAAGGACAGTTGCACTGAAGAAAGTGCGATTTGATAACTTTGAGCCAGAAAGTGTTAGATTTATGGCACGAGAAATTTTGATTCTTCGCAGGCTTGACCATCCCAATATAATGAAGTTAGAGGGGATAATTGCCTCCAGATTATCTTCTAGCATATATCTTGTGTTTGAGTACATGGAACATGATATTTCAGGACTCCTGTCCTGTCCTGAAGTCAAGTTCAATGAATCACAG GTTAAATGCTTAATGAAACAGTTGTTATCTGGACTTGACCATTGTCATTCTCGAGGTATAATGCATCGGGATATCAAAGGTGCAAATCTTCTAGTAAATAATGAGGGAATTCTGAAGGTTGCAGACTTTGGATTGGCGAACTTCTCTGACCTTGGAACAAAGCAACCACTAACCAGTCGAGTTGTCACTTTATGGTATCGTCCTCCAGAACTTCTGTTGGGAGCCACGGATTATGCAGCTTCTGTGGATCTCTGGAGTGTCGGATGTGTATTTGCGGAAATTCTTACTGGTAAACCAATTCTTCAGGGGAGAACTGAG GTTGAACAGCTGCATAAAGTATTTAAACTTTGTGGATCTCCACCAGATGATTACTGGAAGAGATCTAAACTTCCTCACGCGACTATATTTAAACCACAGCATCCTTATGAGAGCTGTCTTTGGAACACCTTTAAAGATTTGCCAAAAAGTGCAGTCTCACTCATAGAAACTCTTCTTTCTGTGGAGCCACACAAACGTGGAGCCGCTTCTTCTGCCCTTGCATCTGAG TATTTCAAGACGAAGCCTCATGCTTGTGATCCTTCAAGCCTGCCAAAGTACCCACCAAGCAAAGAGATAGATGCTAAGCACCTTGAAGATGCAAAAAG GAAGAAGCCAAGTGGAAGAGCCCGTGCACCTGACCCAACAAGAAAGTTAACTAGAAAGCAGAATGGCCTCCGTAAACTAGCACCAGAAGAG AATTTGCCCATCCAAAATAAAGGTGCTCATATAAGTGACTGCAATAATGTAACTACTCAAGAAGAAAGAGATACAATAACAAGTCTTGCGCGACCTAAGCCATCAGTTGATATGATGGTAAAGACTTTCCATGTCAAGAATGCATCTCAAGGTGATGTCCCCTTTCCAGGTCCACTTCAAATTTCAGGATCAAGTGGTTTTGCATGGGCAAAAAGAAGGTTCGACGATTCATCAGTAAGATCACGAAGGAGAACTAGTTCGAGAAGCCTTATTTTTGAACCTTCAGTTGCATTGCATGTGAAAAATAACATGGACCCAAAAGTACAAGGCAACTGTGAACTTATCAATGCAAATCAGACCAATTCTGTGGGACATGATACCGACGAATCCACCAAGCATGCAATTCGTCAACGTTGGAGCCAATTAGAGCGCCCAGATTCCTTTGATGCTTCTGATGGCTACCAttcacaagaactgtcactgacACAATATCTAAAAGAGGAAACTGCTATCAAGAGAATCAATTTG GTACAGGATCAAGTGGATAAAGTCGAATTTTCCGGACCATTGCTGTCTCAAACACAAACAGTTGAAGAGCTCCTTGAGAAACATGAGCGTCAGATCCGCCAGGCTGTTCGACAATCATGGTTCCAAAGAGGATTAAAAGTTCACCAAATGTTTGCAACATAG